A stretch of the Candidatus Eremiobacteraceae bacterium genome encodes the following:
- a CDS encoding halocarboxylic acid dehydrogenase DehI family protein: MTLRLVPESEAEDERAVEVYRDLKHSLRVPIVASLFQAYAAWPRFLDAMWRRLRPSLLAASFLKRSQTIADTADSAISEWPVADHSSALSIRHNAREIARMRDLVELFHHLNPKLLIIASAVDGALTDGVIGGLGNTGPRQPGASYDIGYDHRTVSVAFANERESPLRVRSIFEDMKSVADPFAIDAEHRAIATSPDWLEIWWRDCKPTYSDPRRASLRDKLRDDGRAAAQELPYRLALSGELLSDLGVQGAEREQITQTNRLFCESLPGLIIDTAIARKGLR, translated from the coding sequence ATGACGCTGCGCCTCGTACCCGAGTCGGAAGCCGAAGACGAACGCGCCGTCGAAGTCTATCGCGATCTCAAACATTCGCTGCGCGTCCCGATCGTCGCGAGTCTGTTTCAAGCCTACGCGGCGTGGCCGCGCTTTCTCGACGCAATGTGGCGCCGGCTGCGGCCAAGCCTTCTCGCGGCTTCATTCCTGAAGCGTTCGCAGACCATCGCCGATACTGCCGACAGCGCGATCTCCGAGTGGCCGGTGGCAGACCACTCGAGCGCGCTTTCGATCCGGCACAACGCTCGCGAGATCGCTCGCATGCGCGATCTCGTGGAACTCTTCCATCACCTCAATCCAAAGCTGCTGATCATCGCTTCTGCCGTGGATGGGGCTTTGACCGACGGCGTGATCGGCGGCCTGGGCAACACAGGGCCCCGACAGCCCGGCGCGTCGTACGACATCGGCTACGACCATCGAACGGTCTCCGTCGCGTTTGCGAACGAGCGCGAGTCGCCATTGCGCGTCCGCTCGATATTCGAAGACATGAAATCTGTCGCCGATCCGTTTGCGATCGACGCGGAGCACCGAGCGATCGCGACGTCACCGGACTGGCTTGAGATCTGGTGGCGAGATTGCAAACCGACGTATTCGGACCCGCGCAGGGCCTCGCTCAGAGATAAGCTGCGCGACGACGGTCGCGCCGCCGCACAGGAATTGCCGTACCGTCTCGCGCTCAGCGGCGAGCTGCTCTCGGACCTCGGCGTTCAAGGGGCCGAGCGCGAGCAGATCACTCAGACGAACCGTCTCTTCTGCGAGTCATTGCCCGGTCTGATCATCGACACAGCAATCGCGCGCAAAGGCCTCAGATAA
- a CDS encoding peptidase C39 family protein — protein MADLTAACMLAAAVFVIRFPEPVRRDYESAVHAVPSGFTSAIASWNIESPPAGWVDVGMRARIGQRWTAWFDMGEWSPDLSGGHRRSRNGQHDADGRVDTDTLVLAQTANAVQLRVIMHSPPGGEAPSLRLLAVTTDTDTHRSVSQGDARRSTAWGMDLPVPERTQRIGSEGGRYGGGGDSWCSPASISMVMAYWARKSGNPDWDVDVADAAAGTYDPAYDGCGNWPFNVAFASQHGLEGWVARLPSLADLERYIADGVPVVASIRVGPGDLDGAPYPKTAGHLLVVRGFTSRGDVIVNDPYAQAGSIRRIYDRKQFERVWQGGSHGAVYLIAPSGRLPAAQSSAESD, from the coding sequence ATGGCAGATCTGACCGCAGCCTGCATGCTCGCCGCGGCGGTATTCGTGATTCGCTTCCCGGAACCGGTGCGCCGTGATTACGAATCCGCAGTCCATGCGGTGCCATCGGGGTTCACGTCGGCGATCGCTTCGTGGAATATCGAATCCCCGCCCGCGGGGTGGGTCGATGTCGGCATGCGCGCGCGCATCGGTCAGCGTTGGACGGCATGGTTCGATATGGGCGAGTGGAGCCCGGACTTGAGCGGCGGCCACCGGCGCTCGCGCAACGGTCAACACGACGCCGATGGCAGAGTGGATACCGACACGCTCGTGCTGGCGCAGACTGCAAACGCTGTGCAGCTGCGCGTCATCATGCACTCACCGCCCGGCGGTGAGGCACCGTCCCTGCGGCTGCTCGCCGTGACCACCGATACGGACACGCATCGTTCGGTCTCACAGGGCGATGCCCGGCGTTCGACGGCGTGGGGCATGGACTTGCCCGTTCCCGAGCGGACGCAACGCATCGGTTCCGAAGGCGGCCGCTATGGCGGCGGCGGCGATTCGTGGTGCAGTCCGGCGAGCATCTCCATGGTGATGGCGTACTGGGCGCGCAAATCCGGAAACCCAGATTGGGACGTCGATGTCGCCGATGCGGCGGCCGGCACGTACGATCCGGCTTATGACGGGTGCGGCAATTGGCCGTTCAACGTGGCGTTCGCGTCGCAGCACGGACTTGAAGGCTGGGTGGCAAGACTGCCCTCGCTGGCTGATTTGGAGCGATATATCGCTGACGGCGTGCCCGTCGTAGCGAGCATTCGCGTAGGCCCGGGCGATCTCGACGGCGCGCCGTACCCCAAAACCGCAGGCCACTTGCTCGTGGTGCGCGGATTCACGAGCAGAGGCGACGTCATCGTCAACGACCCGTATGCGCAAGCCGGTTCGATCCGACGCATCTATGATCGCAAGCAGTTCGAGCGAGTTTGGCAAGGCGGATCGCATGGCGCCGTCTACCTGATCGCGCCGAGCGGCCGCCTGCCTGCCGCACAATCGTCGGCCGAATCGGACTAA
- a CDS encoding peptide ABC transporter substrate-binding protein, whose product MACDRARGRGDGQAAARIVMRRIALLAAAVALVSCSKVGTTSASVGPRTANPWTIHGTLRLSEAEEPNSLIRMFSNQESADDVTSLLFEPFFRFDDHERPVPSLVTVVPTQANGLISGDGLRITFKLRQGVVWSDGAPVTADDVIFTWHAIVDGRNPVVYTQGYDQIQAIQRDNAHQVTFVLKKPLAAAVYLFSAGTFTPLPKHLLEKYATLNNIAYDRAPIGDGPFVLKQWISGQDIVFGANPRYWRGKPKLDTIDIEIIPNVNTLFSALKSHDIDMVDGVTKSLVPQLNTIAGIRVSTVLQANYRHLDFDCKSPLLADVVVRRAIVRAIDVDRLIRAVYGGLGVRAVTDIPPFSWAANDLKPAPFDPAAAAHMLDADGWRIGSDGVRAKNGVRLALTISTATSNLLNQDAEALIASELKAVGIELDAKNYEGAVLFAPDGPLYGGHYDMALILNTEGTDPDDLAGIGCDYFPHHGSNTNFYCNPVVDAYLKDAQVSYDHARRRADYRAAWKILLDETPMLLIYWDQNVIAYNSDLKNFKPAPVITDYWNAWEWQI is encoded by the coding sequence GTGGCATGCGATCGCGCGCGCGGCAGAGGAGACGGTCAAGCGGCGGCGCGCATCGTGATGCGCCGAATCGCGCTGCTCGCGGCGGCCGTCGCGCTCGTTTCGTGCAGCAAGGTCGGCACGACGTCCGCAAGCGTGGGGCCGCGCACGGCCAATCCCTGGACGATCCACGGCACGCTGCGCCTGAGCGAGGCGGAAGAACCGAATTCGCTCATCCGCATGTTCTCGAATCAGGAATCCGCGGACGACGTCACATCGCTCTTATTCGAACCGTTCTTCCGCTTCGACGACCACGAAAGGCCGGTTCCGTCGCTTGTCACCGTCGTGCCGACGCAAGCGAACGGGTTGATCAGCGGCGACGGCTTGCGCATCACATTCAAGCTGCGCCAAGGCGTCGTCTGGTCGGACGGCGCGCCGGTGACGGCCGACGACGTGATCTTCACGTGGCATGCGATCGTGGATGGCCGTAATCCGGTGGTGTACACGCAGGGATACGACCAGATCCAGGCCATCCAACGCGATAACGCGCACCAGGTGACCTTCGTCTTGAAGAAGCCGCTCGCGGCTGCGGTCTACCTCTTCTCGGCCGGCACGTTCACGCCGCTGCCGAAACATCTCTTGGAAAAATACGCGACGCTCAACAACATCGCATACGACCGCGCGCCGATCGGGGACGGACCGTTCGTGCTCAAACAATGGATATCGGGTCAGGATATCGTCTTTGGCGCCAACCCGCGCTACTGGCGCGGCAAGCCGAAGCTCGACACCATCGACATCGAGATCATCCCCAATGTCAACACGCTGTTCTCCGCGCTGAAATCGCACGACATCGATATGGTGGACGGCGTTACGAAATCACTCGTGCCGCAATTGAATACGATCGCGGGCATCCGGGTCTCCACGGTCCTACAGGCGAACTACCGCCATCTCGATTTCGACTGCAAGAGTCCCTTGCTCGCAGATGTCGTCGTGCGCCGTGCGATCGTGCGGGCGATCGACGTCGATCGGCTCATCCGAGCCGTCTACGGCGGGTTGGGCGTGCGCGCCGTGACCGACATCCCGCCGTTCTCCTGGGCCGCGAACGACCTCAAGCCGGCGCCGTTCGATCCGGCGGCCGCCGCGCACATGTTGGACGCAGATGGATGGCGGATCGGGAGCGACGGCGTGCGCGCAAAAAACGGCGTGCGGCTCGCGCTGACGATTTCGACAGCGACGAGCAATCTGCTGAATCAAGACGCAGAAGCGCTCATCGCCTCGGAGCTGAAGGCGGTCGGCATCGAACTCGATGCCAAGAACTACGAAGGCGCCGTGCTGTTCGCGCCGGATGGACCGCTGTACGGCGGCCACTACGACATGGCGTTGATCCTGAACACCGAGGGCACAGATCCCGACGACCTCGCAGGAATCGGATGCGATTACTTTCCACACCACGGCTCGAACACGAATTTCTATTGCAACCCGGTCGTGGACGCATATCTGAAGGACGCGCAGGTGAGCTACGATCATGCGCGCCGGCGCGCGGACTATCGGGCCGCCTGGAAGATCTTGCTCGATGAAACGCCGATGCTCTTGATCTACTGGGATCAGAACGTCATCGCATACAACTCCGATCTGAAGAACTTCAAGCCCGCACCTGTGATCACGGACTATTGGAACGCCTGGGAATGGCAGATCTGA
- a CDS encoding DUF1611 domain-containing protein yields the protein MPTHRRYAVLTEGFIADRHAKTAFGVMRYGRDDVVAVIDTTAAGRRVNELHPHVRCDAPIVASVAEALAFSPTSLLIGVANAGGFLPAAFRPRVLDAIEARLEIVSGLHEFLADDPEFSGRAKRTGAQFWDVRRPPEPIPIFSGAAYSVPQVVVLAVGSDCAIGKMTVMLELEQAGRAAGARPEFVATGQTGIMIAGSGISVDRVISDFVTGAAEQLVTGVSPGTDITLVEGQGAIHHPAYGPVTLGLMYGSAPDLLVLCHRAGQQTIEDFDVAIPSLRDLARDHEQILARVKRARCAAIALNTAGLAEPEAREAIAAAELETGLPADDVVRNGADKLWHAIARAAEETVKRRRAS from the coding sequence ATGCCGACGCACCGGCGTTACGCGGTTCTCACCGAGGGTTTCATAGCCGATCGTCATGCGAAGACGGCGTTCGGCGTTATGCGTTACGGGCGAGACGACGTGGTCGCGGTCATCGACACGACCGCTGCCGGCCGTCGCGTGAACGAGCTCCATCCGCACGTGCGCTGCGACGCGCCGATCGTCGCGAGCGTGGCCGAGGCGCTTGCATTTTCTCCCACATCACTGCTCATCGGCGTCGCGAACGCCGGCGGTTTCTTGCCGGCGGCATTCCGGCCGCGGGTTCTCGACGCCATCGAAGCGCGCTTGGAGATCGTGAGCGGGCTGCACGAATTCCTCGCCGACGATCCGGAGTTCTCGGGCCGCGCGAAGAGGACCGGTGCGCAATTCTGGGATGTGCGCCGGCCGCCCGAGCCGATCCCGATATTCTCGGGTGCGGCATACAGCGTTCCGCAGGTCGTCGTGCTCGCGGTGGGCAGCGATTGCGCGATCGGCAAGATGACCGTGATGCTGGAACTCGAGCAGGCCGGACGCGCGGCCGGCGCACGACCGGAATTCGTGGCGACCGGCCAAACCGGCATCATGATCGCCGGTTCGGGCATCTCGGTCGATCGCGTGATATCGGATTTCGTCACCGGCGCCGCGGAGCAGTTGGTCACGGGCGTCTCGCCCGGCACCGACATCACGCTCGTGGAAGGTCAAGGCGCGATCCATCACCCGGCCTATGGGCCCGTTACGCTCGGACTCATGTACGGAAGCGCACCTGACCTTTTGGTGCTCTGCCACCGCGCGGGCCAGCAGACGATCGAAGACTTCGACGTTGCGATACCGTCGTTGCGCGACCTCGCCCGCGATCACGAGCAGATCTTGGCGCGCGTCAAGCGGGCGCGTTGCGCGGCGATCGCGCTGAACACCGCCGGTTTGGCCGAGCCGGAGGCGCGCGAGGCGATCGCCGCGGCTGAACTCGAAACGGGTCTGCCGGCCGACGACGTCGTGCGCAATGGCGCCGACAAGCTGTGGCATGCGATCGCGCGCGCGGCAGAGGAGACGGTCAAGCGGCGGCGCGCATCGTGA
- a CDS encoding dipeptide epimerase has protein sequence MTPTLQYETLVMHLRHTFTIARSSEDVAQTLLLRLSADGIDAVGESAPIERYGENAGLVERQLRQLDLTCANLWHIDEVLGKLPSDQRGAMCALDLALHDWVGRRLGIPVYGLLGLDPAKALQTSFTIGIDDVEKMLSKTREALDMPILKVKVGAGNEIAALEAMRSVYRGIIRVDANEAWTPEEAVSHLRDLRRFDLEFCEQPIAAGNPAGLRYVRENAGVPIMADEDCLTLDDLAPLFGCVDAINIKLVKCGGMREAIRMIHAARAMGMKIMLGCMIESSILCTAAAQLSPMVDYADLDGPLLITDDPYAGLLYDGGQMRLPTAPGLGVRPRKAA, from the coding sequence ATGACGCCTACGCTTCAATATGAAACGCTGGTCATGCACTTGCGCCACACGTTCACGATCGCGCGCTCGTCAGAAGACGTCGCGCAGACGCTTCTTCTGCGCCTGAGCGCCGACGGCATCGATGCGGTCGGCGAATCCGCCCCGATAGAACGCTATGGCGAAAATGCTGGTCTTGTCGAGCGCCAGCTGCGCCAACTCGACCTGACTTGCGCGAACCTCTGGCATATCGACGAAGTGCTGGGCAAACTTCCATCTGACCAACGCGGCGCGATGTGCGCCTTGGATCTCGCCCTGCACGATTGGGTCGGCAGGCGCCTTGGAATACCCGTGTACGGTCTCCTCGGCTTGGATCCGGCGAAGGCGCTGCAGACGTCGTTCACGATCGGCATCGATGACGTGGAAAAAATGCTGAGCAAGACGCGCGAAGCGCTCGACATGCCCATCCTCAAAGTCAAAGTGGGCGCGGGCAATGAGATCGCGGCGCTTGAGGCCATGCGCTCCGTCTATCGCGGCATCATCCGTGTGGATGCGAACGAAGCGTGGACCCCTGAAGAAGCGGTCAGTCATTTGCGTGACCTCCGGCGTTTCGATCTCGAATTCTGCGAGCAACCCATCGCCGCCGGCAATCCCGCCGGGCTGCGATACGTGCGCGAAAATGCCGGCGTGCCGATCATGGCGGACGAGGATTGCCTTACGCTTGATGATCTCGCGCCGCTTTTTGGTTGCGTCGATGCGATCAACATCAAACTTGTGAAATGCGGCGGCATGCGCGAAGCCATCCGGATGATCCACGCGGCGCGAGCTATGGGGATGAAGATCATGCTCGGCTGCATGATCGAGTCGTCGATATTGTGCACCGCGGCGGCGCAGCTATCGCCGATGGTGGATTACGCAGACCTCGATGGTCCGCTGCTCATCACGGACGATCCGTACGCCGGCTTGCTCTACGACGGCGGGCAAATGCGTCTGCCCACTGCGCCGGGGCTAGGGGTGCGACCGCGCAAAGCGGCGTAA
- a CDS encoding TIM barrel protein — protein MKLCCSTAAFGRALDNGALTQLEWIDVCASELDVDGVEFDGAYFPRTDGDYLAQLKKLCADRCLTVAGVRSPVALGGADIDASVAGFLPWIGHAAELGSPLLRFSVAGVPDGSPGIAWRELIRGLKAACVDAKRANITLALERGDEGSLVASPADMKRAQKECDSAWLRIATRAEDLAGDKSTDFRALLDETVLVTARSDDRRSIDVIRSSGYRGFIALVGEQLAVGRFEALIAAWRRQPDGKAAVP, from the coding sequence ATGAAGCTCTGCTGCAGCACGGCGGCGTTCGGCCGAGCGCTCGACAATGGCGCGCTTACGCAGTTGGAGTGGATCGACGTCTGCGCAAGCGAGCTCGATGTCGACGGCGTCGAGTTCGACGGGGCGTATTTTCCGCGCACGGACGGCGACTATCTCGCGCAATTGAAGAAGCTCTGCGCGGACCGATGCCTGACCGTCGCAGGCGTACGGTCGCCCGTAGCCCTTGGCGGCGCCGATATAGATGCGTCCGTGGCGGGTTTTCTGCCGTGGATCGGTCATGCGGCCGAGCTGGGCTCACCGCTGTTGCGTTTTTCGGTCGCGGGCGTACCCGACGGATCACCAGGTATCGCCTGGCGCGAGCTCATCCGCGGTCTGAAGGCGGCGTGCGTCGACGCCAAGCGCGCGAATATCACGCTCGCACTCGAACGCGGGGACGAAGGGTCGTTGGTCGCGTCGCCCGCCGACATGAAACGAGCGCAAAAAGAATGCGACTCTGCATGGCTCCGCATCGCGACGCGTGCGGAGGACTTGGCCGGCGACAAGAGCACCGATTTTCGCGCGCTCCTCGATGAAACAGTCCTCGTGACTGCGCGTTCGGATGACCGGCGGTCAATCGATGTGATTCGCAGTTCAGGCTATCGAGGTTTCATCGCGCTGGTCGGCGAGCAGCTCGCCGTCGGTCGTTTTGAAGCTCTCATCGCGGCGTGGCGCAGACAACCCGACGGAAAGGCCGCAGTCCCGTGA
- the rpiB gene encoding ribose 5-phosphate isomerase B, which produces MSAKHLRIAVGADHAGFLYKTQIAAVLRELGHEVVDFGTYSTDPVDYPPIGFKVGEAVGRGEFDRGVLVCGSSLGIAIAANKVHGVRAVCIAEPYSARLSRQHNHANIICFGERLTGWEMVVECLHVWLDTEAEGGRHERRVKELDDYDQTVAAAQGENA; this is translated from the coding sequence ATGAGCGCAAAACATCTCCGCATCGCCGTCGGCGCCGACCACGCGGGCTTTCTCTATAAGACGCAGATCGCCGCCGTGCTGCGCGAACTCGGACACGAAGTCGTGGACTTCGGCACGTACTCCACGGACCCGGTCGACTATCCGCCCATCGGGTTCAAGGTAGGTGAAGCTGTCGGGCGCGGCGAGTTCGACCGCGGCGTGCTCGTGTGCGGCTCGAGTCTCGGCATCGCGATCGCGGCGAACAAGGTGCATGGCGTTCGTGCCGTCTGCATCGCCGAACCGTACTCCGCACGCCTCAGCCGTCAGCACAACCATGCGAACATCATCTGCTTCGGCGAGCGTCTCACCGGTTGGGAGATGGTCGTGGAGTGTTTGCACGTCTGGCTCGATACGGAAGCCGAGGGCGGCAGGCACGAACGCCGAGTCAAAGAGCTCGATGACTACGACCAGACCGTCGCCGCCGCGCAGGGAGAAAACGCTTGA
- the glyA gene encoding serine hydroxymethyltransferase — MNARLLEAGVLAAQDPAVYDAIAKEEERQSKNLELIASENYVSAAVREAAASVLTNKYAEGYPGKRYYGGCEYVDVIETLAMERLKQLFGVEYANVQPHSGAQANMAVYFSALKPGDVIMGTALDHGGHLTHGSKVNFSGKLYDVVPYMVDAKTERFDYDSIRAIARERKPKMLVAGWSAYSRTVDWKAFADIAHEVGALLFTDIAHVAGLVCTGLYPSPVGHADYVTTTTHKTLRGPRGGVVMCNGELGKGISKTTFPGIQGGPLMHIIAAKAVAFAEALRPEFSDYARQVVSNARTLAETLQAGGVRIVTGGTDNHLMLVDVSSRGLTGKDVEVYLDEIGVTVNKNTIPFDKNPPSVASGVRVGTPAVTTRGMKEAEMREIGAIMIAAMDDMSSRARVDALRSRVYGLTSQFGVP; from the coding sequence TTGAACGCGCGGCTGCTCGAGGCCGGAGTACTTGCTGCGCAAGATCCGGCGGTCTACGACGCCATCGCAAAAGAAGAAGAACGCCAGAGCAAAAATCTTGAGCTGATCGCATCCGAGAACTACGTCAGCGCCGCGGTTCGCGAAGCGGCAGCCTCCGTGCTGACGAACAAGTACGCCGAGGGCTATCCGGGCAAGCGGTACTACGGCGGCTGCGAATACGTGGACGTCATCGAGACGCTGGCCATGGAGCGCCTGAAGCAGCTCTTCGGCGTCGAATATGCCAACGTGCAGCCCCACTCGGGCGCGCAGGCCAACATGGCGGTCTACTTCTCTGCGCTGAAACCGGGCGACGTCATCATGGGCACGGCGCTCGACCATGGCGGCCACCTCACGCATGGCAGCAAAGTCAACTTCAGCGGCAAGTTGTATGACGTCGTGCCGTACATGGTGGACGCGAAGACCGAGCGGTTCGATTACGATTCGATACGCGCGATAGCGCGCGAGCGCAAGCCGAAGATGTTGGTGGCGGGCTGGAGCGCTTACTCACGGACCGTGGATTGGAAGGCGTTCGCCGATATCGCGCACGAGGTCGGCGCCCTGCTCTTCACCGACATCGCGCACGTCGCCGGACTTGTCTGCACCGGTTTGTATCCGTCTCCGGTCGGCCACGCCGACTACGTCACGACGACCACGCACAAGACGCTGCGCGGACCGCGCGGCGGTGTCGTCATGTGCAACGGAGAGCTCGGCAAAGGCATTTCAAAGACCACGTTCCCGGGCATTCAGGGCGGGCCGCTCATGCACATCATCGCGGCCAAAGCGGTCGCGTTCGCCGAAGCGTTGCGGCCCGAGTTCTCGGACTACGCGCGTCAAGTCGTCAGCAATGCGCGCACGCTGGCGGAAACGCTGCAAGCCGGCGGCGTACGCATCGTCACCGGTGGAACCGATAATCACCTGATGCTCGTGGATGTCTCGTCGCGCGGCTTGACCGGCAAGGATGTGGAAGTCTACCTTGATGAGATCGGGGTGACGGTCAATAAGAACACGATACCTTTCGATAAGAATCCGCCTTCGGTCGCGAGCGGCGTGCGCGTCGGCACGCCGGCTGTCACGACGCGCGGCATGAAAGAGGCGGAGATGCGCGAGATCGGTGCGATCATGATCGCCGCCATGGACGACATGAGCAGCCGGGCGCGCGTCGATGCGTTGCGTTCGCGCGTCTACGGACTGACGTCGCAATTCGGCGTGCCGTAA
- the upp gene encoding uracil phosphoribosyltransferase — MEPREFPNLTVLSHPLVDDKLGRLRDAATSHKEFRELCTELATLLAYPATEDLETRETRVATPVDWAAAKSLVSVPLLVPILRAGLGLVPGFHALLPQAQVAHVGMYRDPDSLQAVAYYANLPDDLRGRRAFVLDPMLATGGSAVATIDLLVDRGARPTDIVVITLIAAPEGCGVVAGAHPEVKVFTCALDRHLNAHGYIVPGLGDAGDRLFGRGAGRKPETHGGRAT, encoded by the coding sequence GTGGAGCCGCGCGAGTTCCCCAATCTCACGGTGCTGTCGCATCCGCTCGTGGACGACAAGCTGGGACGACTGCGCGACGCCGCCACATCGCATAAAGAATTCCGCGAGCTGTGCACGGAGCTCGCGACGCTGCTCGCCTATCCTGCGACGGAAGATCTTGAGACGCGGGAGACCCGCGTCGCCACACCGGTGGACTGGGCAGCGGCGAAATCGCTCGTGAGCGTTCCTTTGCTCGTGCCGATCCTGCGCGCCGGACTCGGTCTCGTGCCCGGCTTTCATGCGCTCCTGCCGCAAGCGCAAGTCGCGCACGTCGGCATGTATCGCGACCCGGATTCATTGCAGGCGGTCGCATACTACGCGAACCTGCCCGACGATCTTCGCGGCCGTCGCGCGTTTGTGCTCGACCCGATGCTTGCCACCGGCGGCTCGGCGGTCGCCACCATCGATCTCCTCGTCGATCGCGGCGCGCGCCCGACCGACATCGTGGTCATCACGTTGATCGCCGCGCCTGAAGGATGCGGCGTCGTCGCAGGCGCGCACCCAGAAGTCAAGGTCTTCACGTGCGCGCTCGATCGTCACCTCAACGCGCACGGTTACATCGTGCCGGGCTTGGGCGATGCGGGCGATCGGCTGTTCGGGCGGGGCGCCGGCCGCAAGCCGGAGACGCACGGCGGCCGAGCGACATGA
- a CDS encoding cytidine/deoxycytidylate deaminase family protein gives MTAASERPSWDAYFMAIAHAVASRSTCSRRSVGAIIVKDKRILTTGYNGAPIGLRHCDHTDGGDMLHGHCARSTHAEQNAIVQASRHGVAISGSTLYCTASACLTCAKLLVNGGITRIVYDDPYPDDLAVAMFREAQIQVDRFS, from the coding sequence ATGACGGCGGCCAGCGAACGGCCATCGTGGGACGCCTATTTCATGGCGATCGCCCACGCGGTGGCATCGCGCTCCACGTGTTCGCGTCGCTCCGTCGGCGCGATCATCGTGAAGGACAAGCGGATCCTCACGACCGGCTACAACGGAGCGCCCATCGGTTTGCGGCACTGCGATCACACCGACGGCGGTGACATGCTGCACGGCCACTGCGCGCGCTCCACGCACGCGGAGCAGAACGCGATCGTCCAAGCAAGCCGGCACGGCGTCGCGATCTCAGGCAGCACGCTCTATTGCACGGCGAGCGCATGCCTGACGTGCGCCAAACTGCTCGTGAACGGCGGCATCACGCGAATCGTCTACGATGATCCATACCCCGACGACTTGGCCGTCGCCATGTTCCGCGAGGCGCAGATACAAGTGGACCGCTTCTCGTGA
- a CDS encoding MraY family glycosyltransferase, producing the protein MIVLTTTTLAPAVTTTPVGRTFTVRPADLKGRPHIGAATVHHAAPGIQSLPGDVNIGWLCAITFVLAAIACAVVTPLVRRMAFRVGVFDEPDGERRVHTEPTPRLGGIAIFLGFMLALFTTLNFALTHSYVIHHYLDTPDLAHLIGLLFGGTLMMGVGLWDDIMAMRPRRKFLAQFVVSLVTIVMYGFTIDQIKVPHFGLVDFGWFAVPFSIFWYMGMVNAINFLDGLDGLVAGVTLISSITMLIVSVWKGQYLVAITMAALAGSAAGFLPFNYNPARIFMGDGGSLFIGFVLASAAVEGRAKGAIAISLVLPFLIILAFPILDTANVIVKRLRAGTPLFAADRSHTHHRLLDLGLSQRAAVNVIYAVCGALCAIVLVLARPGGPHLF; encoded by the coding sequence GTGATCGTTCTGACGACGACAACGCTTGCCCCGGCCGTGACGACCACGCCTGTAGGGCGGACCTTTACGGTCCGCCCGGCCGACCTTAAAGGTCGGCCCCACATCGGCGCTGCCACCGTCCACCATGCAGCGCCGGGCATCCAGTCGCTCCCCGGCGACGTGAATATCGGCTGGCTGTGCGCGATAACGTTTGTGCTTGCTGCGATCGCGTGCGCCGTCGTCACGCCGCTCGTCCGGCGTATGGCGTTTCGCGTCGGCGTGTTCGATGAGCCCGACGGCGAACGCCGCGTGCATACCGAGCCGACGCCCAGGCTCGGCGGCATCGCGATCTTCTTGGGTTTCATGCTTGCGCTCTTCACCACGCTGAATTTCGCGCTGACGCATTCGTACGTCATCCATCATTATTTGGATACGCCCGATCTCGCGCATCTCATCGGCCTGCTGTTCGGCGGCACGTTGATGATGGGCGTCGGATTGTGGGATGACATCATGGCGATGCGTCCGCGGCGCAAGTTCCTCGCACAGTTCGTGGTCTCGCTCGTCACGATCGTCATGTACGGCTTCACGATCGATCAGATCAAAGTGCCGCATTTCGGTCTTGTGGACTTCGGATGGTTCGCCGTGCCGTTCTCGATCTTCTGGTACATGGGCATGGTGAACGCGATCAATTTCCTCGACGGCTTGGACGGCCTCGTGGCCGGCGTCACGCTGATCTCTTCGATAACGATGCTCATCGTCTCGGTCTGGAAGGGCCAGTATCTCGTCGCGATCACGATGGCGGCGCTCGCCGGCTCCGCCGCCGGATTTCTGCCGTTCAACTATAATCCGGCGCGCATCTTCATGGGCGATGGCGGATCGCTCTTCATCGGATTCGTCCTCGCCAGCGCCGCAGTCGAAGGACGCGCGAAAGGTGCGATCGCTATCTCACTCGTTCTGCCGTTCCTCATCATCTTGGCGTTCCCGATCCTCGACACGGCGAACGTCATCGTCAAACGGCTGCGCGCCGGCACGCCGCTCTTCGCCGCAGATCGCAGCCACACACACCACCGGCTGCTCGATCTCGGTCTATCCCAGCGGGCTGCCGTCAACGTCATCTATGCGGTGTGCGGGGCGCTCTGCGCGATCGTGCTCGTTCTCGCCCGACCAGGTGGCCCGCACCTGTTTTGA